In the genome of Flaviflexus ciconiae, one region contains:
- a CDS encoding BMP family lipoprotein, with the protein MKKSTSFMALAGVAALVLAGCADDAADETTDSTEDTVETTDSEDTEDTDTDTEDTDTEDTDTEDTDGEGTEDGDGAGRDYASIDASEYTACIVSDAGGWDDKSFNESAFNGLMEAEELMGVQTSTAESSSDTDFAPNVNAMVAEGCDLVIGVGFLLEEATSGAAQENPDVSFALVDSPFETPSDNARALLFNTAEAAYLAGYAAAGMTETGVVATFGGLPIPSVQIFMDGFVDGVAAYNEAYPDANVQVLGWDKESQTGSFSNSFDDQAQGQQLANNFINQGADIIMPVAGPVGLGAAAAAQTAGDVYIIGVDSDWYESAPEFSSIILTSVLKDIDVSVLDAIADVATDEFDSEAYVGTLENGGVNIAPFHDFESDVPAELVSEIDALREQIISGELVVETPNAP; encoded by the coding sequence GTGAAGAAATCCACGTCATTTATGGCACTTGCTGGTGTCGCTGCTCTTGTCCTTGCCGGCTGTGCCGACGATGCCGCCGATGAGACGACGGATTCGACCGAGGACACGGTAGAGACCACTGACTCGGAGGACACCGAGGACACCGATACCGATACCGAGGATACCGACACCGAGGATACGGATACCGAAGACACCGATGGTGAGGGCACCGAGGACGGCGACGGCGCCGGCCGTGACTACGCCTCCATCGACGCTTCCGAATACACCGCTTGCATCGTCTCTGACGCAGGCGGCTGGGACGACAAGTCCTTCAACGAGTCGGCATTCAACGGCCTCATGGAAGCTGAGGAGCTCATGGGTGTCCAGACCTCGACCGCCGAGTCGTCGTCCGACACTGACTTCGCTCCGAACGTGAACGCCATGGTTGCCGAGGGCTGTGACCTCGTCATCGGTGTTGGCTTCCTTCTGGAAGAGGCAACGAGCGGCGCTGCTCAGGAGAACCCGGACGTTTCGTTCGCTCTCGTTGACTCCCCCTTCGAGACCCCGTCCGACAACGCTCGTGCGCTTCTCTTCAACACCGCCGAGGCTGCTTACCTCGCAGGCTACGCGGCTGCAGGCATGACCGAGACCGGCGTTGTCGCCACCTTCGGTGGTCTGCCGATCCCGTCCGTCCAAATCTTCATGGACGGTTTCGTTGACGGCGTCGCCGCCTACAACGAGGCATACCCGGACGCTAACGTTCAGGTTCTGGGCTGGGACAAGGAGTCCCAGACCGGTTCCTTCTCGAACTCGTTCGATGATCAGGCACAGGGTCAGCAGCTCGCCAACAACTTCATCAACCAGGGTGCCGACATCATCATGCCGGTCGCCGGTCCGGTTGGCCTCGGCGCTGCCGCTGCCGCTCAGACCGCTGGCGACGTCTACATCATCGGTGTTGACTCCGACTGGTACGAGTCCGCTCCCGAGTTCTCGTCGATCATCCTGACCTCGGTCCTCAAGGACATCGACGTTTCGGTCCTCGACGCAATTGCCGATGTGGCAACCGACGAGTTCGACAGCGAAGCCTACGTTGGCACGCTTGAGAACGGCGGCGTGAACATCGCTCCGTTCCACGACTTCGAGTCCGACGTTCCCGCCGAGCTCGTATCCGAAATTGATGCGCTCCGCGAGCAGATCATCTCGGGTGAACTCGTTGTAGAGACCCCGAACGCACCGTAA
- a CDS encoding mannose-1-phosphate guanylyltransferase, with protein sequence MTFVAIVPAGGAGTRLWPLSRRSHPKFLIDMTGVGRTLIQATSDRLEGLADDLIVVTGKDHAKAVAEQLDLSEDALVIEPSPRGTMPAIGLVAAIVEKRYGPDAVVGSFAADHLISDTGAFQQAVRTAIDSAKTGKVVTIGITPTSPDTGFGYIHVGEETTVKGAYAVAEFMEKPDLPRAVEYVESGTFLWNAGMFVSRVGVLLDSLAQFKPELAAGLRAIAAEWDGPGRAEALTGWDDLEDSVIDRAIAEPLAEIGGVTTVPVSMGWSDIGGYASLSEHLDNSAEQVSSGGSAQPVVLSGSDGAVVYSHDRPIVIHGIPEAVVVDTGDVLLVTTKEQSAGLGGVVASLGDDLNRLR encoded by the coding sequence ATGACGTTTGTTGCGATTGTTCCCGCAGGCGGTGCCGGAACGAGGCTGTGGCCCCTGTCGAGGCGCAGCCACCCGAAGTTCCTCATTGACATGACGGGTGTGGGACGCACCCTCATCCAAGCCACCTCCGACCGGCTGGAAGGCCTCGCGGATGACCTCATTGTCGTGACCGGCAAAGACCATGCGAAGGCGGTTGCCGAGCAACTGGATCTCTCCGAAGACGCCCTCGTCATCGAACCCTCGCCGCGGGGCACCATGCCGGCCATTGGCCTGGTTGCCGCCATCGTTGAAAAGCGGTACGGCCCCGATGCCGTGGTTGGCTCCTTCGCCGCCGACCACCTGATCTCCGACACCGGAGCATTCCAACAGGCGGTGCGCACGGCCATCGACTCCGCAAAGACCGGCAAGGTCGTCACCATCGGCATCACCCCCACCTCGCCCGACACGGGCTTCGGCTACATTCACGTCGGCGAGGAAACGACTGTCAAGGGCGCGTACGCCGTTGCCGAGTTCATGGAGAAGCCGGACCTTCCGCGCGCCGTCGAATATGTCGAATCCGGTACCTTCCTCTGGAACGCCGGCATGTTTGTCTCCAGGGTGGGTGTTCTGCTCGATTCTCTTGCGCAGTTCAAGCCGGAGCTTGCCGCCGGCCTGCGAGCCATCGCAGCCGAGTGGGACGGCCCGGGACGGGCCGAGGCCCTCACCGGATGGGATGACCTGGAAGACTCGGTTATCGACCGCGCCATTGCCGAGCCCCTGGCAGAAATTGGGGGAGTGACGACGGTGCCGGTCTCGATGGGCTGGTCCGATATCGGCGGTTATGCCTCGCTGTCCGAACACCTGGATAACTCTGCCGAGCAGGTGTCCTCCGGCGGCTCCGCCCAGCCCGTTGTCCTATCGGGATCCGACGGTGCCGTCGTTTACTCTCATGACCGGCCGATTGTGATCCACGGGATCCCCGAGGCTGTTGTGGTCGATACTGGTGATGTTCTGCTCGTGACAACCAAGGAACAGTCGGCGGGACTTGGGGGCGTGGTTGCCTCCCTTGGTGACGACCTGAACAGACTTCGATAA
- a CDS encoding YihY/virulence factor BrkB family protein gives MANDNDIYYDAPSTVPSTRPITVEPEPFLHKIQHIRLLRAFQRYGVAKGALLSGGIAYSAIFSIAAALTISITAFMAVLGSNEELRNTVFNGINDAMPGILQTEDDPSGLISPDSLVMETALNPASIIAMGVLLWTALSVMNALKVSIRAMFGISKLPENFIVLKARDLLAFLGLALGVLLGSVLTSVAGTLADTILDFIGIEGSFAQWAIRIGSLFVAFLVDLVVIMLLFRFTAGARPPRKDLFMGAALGALGTSVVRFLGTSVIGSVSDNPVLAPFAAIATLLLWINFVTRIVLIAAAFTANPPAPMKITVPESIHAHDTPNFVTLSVPETTRWTHEPFTGVVVPDMTKDPEFSDRLRKNLPEWDGRKGKKSSKKIEKLELKLAQAKMDHRLESEKAKR, from the coding sequence GTGGCAAATGACAACGACATTTACTATGACGCTCCCTCCACGGTGCCATCGACTAGGCCGATCACCGTGGAGCCGGAGCCTTTCCTGCACAAGATCCAGCACATCCGGCTGCTGAGAGCATTCCAGCGGTACGGGGTGGCCAAGGGTGCGCTCCTATCCGGTGGTATTGCCTACTCGGCTATCTTCTCCATCGCGGCCGCCCTCACGATCTCCATCACGGCTTTCATGGCCGTGCTGGGTTCCAATGAGGAGCTACGGAACACCGTCTTTAACGGCATCAACGACGCCATGCCGGGAATCCTCCAGACCGAAGACGATCCCAGCGGACTCATATCCCCCGATTCGCTGGTGATGGAAACTGCCCTGAATCCGGCCTCGATCATCGCCATGGGTGTCCTGCTCTGGACCGCGCTGTCGGTCATGAACGCCCTCAAGGTCTCGATCCGGGCCATGTTCGGCATCTCGAAGCTACCCGAGAACTTCATTGTCCTGAAGGCCCGCGACCTGCTCGCCTTCCTCGGTCTTGCTCTCGGCGTTCTTCTCGGTTCCGTTCTGACATCCGTGGCGGGCACCCTGGCGGACACCATCCTCGACTTCATTGGCATCGAAGGAAGCTTTGCCCAGTGGGCGATCAGGATCGGTTCGCTTTTCGTCGCTTTCCTCGTTGACCTTGTTGTCATCATGCTGCTCTTCCGCTTCACGGCCGGTGCCCGGCCGCCCCGGAAGGACCTGTTCATGGGAGCGGCCCTCGGTGCGCTCGGCACATCCGTTGTTCGCTTCCTCGGTACATCCGTTATTGGCTCCGTCTCAGACAATCCGGTGCTTGCCCCGTTTGCTGCGATCGCAACGCTCCTCCTGTGGATCAACTTCGTTACCCGTATCGTTCTCATCGCCGCGGCGTTCACCGCCAACCCGCCGGCACCCATGAAGATCACGGTTCCCGAATCCATCCACGCACATGACACCCCGAACTTCGTGACCCTGTCCGTTCCGGAGACAACGAGGTGGACCCATGAGCCGTTCACCGGCGTTGTCGTTCCTGATATGACGAAGGACCCCGAGTTCTCCGACCGGCTGCGAAAGAACCTGCCAGAATGGGACGGTCGCAAGGGTAAGAAGAGTTCGAAGAAGATCGAGAAGCTCGAGCTGAAGCTTGCCCAGGCGAAAATGGATCACCGGCTTGAGAGCGAAAAGGCAAAGAGATGA